In one window of Zhongshania aliphaticivorans DNA:
- a CDS encoding succinylglutamate desuccinylase/aspartoacylase family protein, whose protein sequence is MRSIFIFLMTLSFPLLSQAVIANEQAPKTLNESRALNSSTSTGTKNDGSNDFTSNNRKTGPLNTDFETSPTDAPAPEIALTLLGQNIKHGSFERLYWTAGQAIAGLAMPTPILVAAGNKAGPTLCLTAAVHGDELNGVETIRRVMFSLESDKLNGVVIGVPIVNMHGFRRTSRYLPDRRDLNRYFPGDAKSSSAGRIAHSFFNEVITHCDRLIDIHTGSFHRTNITQLRADLGKESVMQFSKMFHDVTVLDGAGGLGTLRRAAVDAGIPAVTLEAGEPLRLQLKEVVQSVNGIKAVMYHMDMIGEKPNRAPKQKVFYKSTWLRADQSGVFLTEAKLGQNVKKGDILGTVTDPITNRSSVIRTNVDGQIIGLALNQMVMPGFAAYHIGIAADEKKVAADKVADSVVAEALEPVAESMKEVAREAAQTAAKTSDDPAEVSAAARKAVQDAARNASQLVDQPKTDKPSSPDAETQQNENHTPPKSISAPRPNDELEEHPE, encoded by the coding sequence ATGCGAAGCATCTTTATTTTTTTAATGACACTGAGCTTTCCACTACTAAGCCAAGCTGTCATAGCAAACGAGCAAGCACCAAAAACGCTGAATGAATCCCGCGCCCTCAACTCCAGCACCTCAACTGGAACTAAAAATGATGGCAGCAACGACTTTACCTCCAACAATCGCAAAACTGGACCATTAAATACCGACTTCGAGACAAGCCCGACCGACGCACCCGCGCCTGAAATTGCCCTAACACTGCTAGGTCAAAACATTAAACACGGCAGCTTTGAACGCCTCTACTGGACCGCAGGACAAGCTATAGCTGGACTCGCCATGCCCACTCCCATTCTGGTCGCGGCAGGGAACAAAGCCGGCCCCACTCTCTGCTTAACAGCAGCAGTTCACGGCGATGAGCTAAACGGCGTGGAAACAATACGACGAGTTATGTTTAGTCTAGAAAGTGATAAATTAAACGGGGTTGTCATTGGTGTACCTATTGTCAATATGCATGGTTTTCGCCGTACCTCACGATATCTCCCAGATCGCAGAGACCTTAACCGCTATTTCCCTGGCGACGCCAAAAGCAGCTCTGCTGGTCGCATCGCCCATAGCTTTTTCAATGAGGTTATCACCCACTGTGATCGTTTAATTGATATCCATACCGGCTCATTTCACCGCACTAACATCACCCAGTTACGGGCAGACCTCGGTAAAGAAAGCGTTATGCAATTTAGTAAAATGTTCCATGACGTCACCGTATTGGACGGCGCTGGTGGGCTAGGAACTCTACGTAGAGCCGCCGTAGACGCCGGAATTCCGGCGGTTACCTTGGAAGCTGGTGAACCGTTACGCTTACAATTAAAGGAAGTAGTACAGAGCGTCAATGGTATTAAAGCGGTAATGTATCATATGGACATGATCGGGGAAAAACCAAACCGAGCACCAAAACAAAAAGTGTTTTACAAATCAACATGGTTGCGCGCGGACCAAAGCGGGGTTTTTCTAACCGAAGCAAAACTCGGACAAAATGTTAAAAAAGGGGATATCTTAGGCACCGTCACAGACCCTATAACGAATCGAAGCTCGGTAATACGCACAAATGTAGACGGACAAATCATCGGCCTAGCTCTCAATCAAATGGTGATGCCCGGTTTCGCCGCCTATCATATTGGTATTGCCGCTGACGAGAAAAAAGTGGCGGCCGATAAAGTCGCTGACAGCGTGGTAGCGGAAGCACTTGAACCCGTCGCAGAATCGATGAAAGAAGTTGCTCGCGAAGCAGCCCAAACCGCAGCAAAAACCAGCGACGACCCGGCTGAGGTTAGCGCGGCAGCACGCAAAGCCGTTCAAGATGCAGCCCGCAACGCATCACAACTGGTTGATCAGCCAAAGACTGACAAGCCCTCGTCACCGGACGCTGAAACACAACAAAACGAAAACCACACTCCCCCCAAATCCATTAGCGCTCCGCGCCCTAATGACGAGCTCGAGGAGCACCCTGAGTAG
- a CDS encoding CBS domain-containing protein has protein sequence MKHFELYEADQVDQLVRPENFQMIDGDSSAKLVFTDFTEHEPLVIDANSSAIAAERLMKQSHVRLMLVLNEHEVFVGVIAYEDLHPSEIIKKVANGFNRAELQVADMMRKRQDLKVFDYSDLTLMTVSNVLDVLKQFGHQHCLVVEREQHQIRGVISASDIARKLKMEVCIQSPTKFTELYLSSLHR, from the coding sequence ATGAAACATTTTGAACTGTATGAAGCTGATCAAGTGGATCAGTTAGTTCGTCCTGAAAATTTTCAAATGATTGACGGCGATTCATCAGCAAAGCTGGTGTTCACAGACTTTACCGAACACGAACCCTTAGTCATTGACGCAAATAGCAGCGCAATTGCCGCAGAACGCTTAATGAAACAATCCCACGTTCGATTAATGCTAGTGCTCAATGAGCATGAAGTATTTGTTGGCGTGATTGCTTACGAAGACTTGCATCCTAGTGAAATAATAAAAAAAGTCGCCAACGGTTTTAATCGTGCGGAACTGCAAGTGGCGGATATGATGCGTAAGCGACAAGATTTGAAAGTGTTTGATTACAGTGATTTAACGTTAATGACAGTTTCAAATGTGCTCGACGTCCTCAAACAGTTTGGACACCAACACTGTTTGGTTGTTGAACGTGAGCAGCATCAAATCAGAGGCGTTATTTCTGCTAGTGATATTGCACGTAAACTAAAAATGGAAGTTTGCATTCAATCACCCACAAAGTTTACAGAGCTTTACCTCTCCTCACTTCACCGTTAA
- a CDS encoding CaiB/BaiF CoA transferase family protein, producing MGPLTGLRILEIEGLGPAPFAGMMFADMGAEVISITRKSAAADAPINNSISERGKKSIALNLKDPRGVEAVLKLCESADALIEGFRPGVAERLGIGPNDCAARNPKLVYGRMTGWGQTGPLSNAAGHDINYISLSGALHAMGREGDNPLPPLNLVGDFGGGGMFLAFGVVSALLEATRSGKGQVVDTSMVEGSAALMHMMYSLFNHNMWADKRGVNVLDTGAHFYETYETSDNKYVSIGSIEPQFYQILKEKLQLDANFEAQLDENRWPEMKDKLKAIFKTKTRDQWCELLEGSDVCFAPILSMKEAPHHPHNVDRKSFIEINGDLQPGPAPKFSRTTPSVSEGAPRPGSHTNNVLQELAGYEPQQLDELRAQGVLT from the coding sequence ATGGGACCACTTACAGGGCTACGAATCTTAGAAATTGAGGGGCTGGGTCCAGCGCCATTTGCAGGAATGATGTTTGCCGATATGGGAGCAGAGGTTATTTCTATCACCCGAAAGTCTGCCGCTGCCGATGCACCTATCAACAATTCAATTAGCGAGCGTGGTAAAAAATCTATTGCCCTGAACCTCAAAGATCCTCGTGGCGTTGAGGCTGTATTAAAGTTGTGTGAGTCCGCAGACGCCTTAATCGAAGGGTTTCGCCCAGGTGTTGCGGAACGATTGGGGATTGGCCCCAACGATTGTGCTGCCCGCAACCCTAAACTGGTGTATGGCCGTATGACCGGCTGGGGACAAACTGGCCCTTTGTCTAACGCTGCAGGCCATGACATTAATTACATATCTTTATCTGGTGCGCTTCATGCAATGGGCCGAGAGGGCGACAACCCTTTACCGCCTCTTAACTTAGTGGGTGACTTTGGTGGCGGCGGAATGTTTTTAGCTTTCGGTGTTGTGTCGGCATTATTAGAAGCCACTCGCAGCGGCAAGGGGCAAGTGGTAGATACATCTATGGTAGAGGGCTCAGCTGCGTTAATGCACATGATGTATAGCCTATTCAACCACAATATGTGGGCTGACAAGCGGGGAGTTAACGTATTGGACACCGGCGCGCATTTCTATGAAACCTATGAAACAAGTGATAATAAATACGTATCTATTGGCTCGATAGAACCTCAGTTCTACCAAATCTTAAAGGAAAAATTGCAACTTGATGCCAATTTTGAGGCGCAACTAGATGAAAATCGTTGGCCAGAAATGAAAGACAAGCTCAAGGCAATATTTAAGACTAAAACACGAGATCAATGGTGTGAGCTGCTAGAGGGCAGCGATGTGTGTTTCGCACCAATATTGTCTATGAAAGAAGCGCCACATCACCCCCATAATGTGGACCGAAAATCGTTTATCGAAATAAATGGCGATCTGCAGCCCGGCCCAGCTCCAAAGTTCAGCCGCACTACCCCATCGGTTTCGGAGGGCGCCCCACGCCCCGGTAGTCATACCAACAACGTTCTACAGGAACTTGCAGGATACGAGCCCCAGCAGCTAGATGAATTACGTGCGCAGGGGGTTTTGACATAA